The nucleotide sequence CGTTCAGGTTATGATGCTTGCGCCAAAGCCGATGTGCTCGTAATGCTCGGCACCGATTTTCCTTATGCGGAGTTCTTACCTAAGAAAAACACCATTATCCAAATAGATGAACGCCCCGATATCATTGGTCGTCGTGCCAAAGTAGATTACGGTTTTGCAGGCGATGTGAAGGACACCATTACCGCCTTATTACCTAAACTCACCCCTCGCACCGACGATAGTTTCCTCAAAGACATTCACAAAGAGTATTTGGATCTTGAAAAATCATTGGACGATTACACCAAAAAGAAAACCGAAGAGAACCAAATAGACCCCGAATATGCAGCTAAACTTTTGGATAAATACGCCGCCAACGATGCTATTTTCACCGTCGATACAGGTATGAATGTAGTGTGGGCAGCGCGCTTTATCAAAGGTACAGGCAAACGTTACCTGACTGGTTCGTTCAACCACGGTTCTATGGCAAACGCCCTCCCAATGGCAATTGGGGCAGCAGCCTCCTCCAAAGGTAGACAAGTGGTAGCAATGTGTGGCGATGGCGGTCTATCAATGCTCTTGGGCGACTTGGCTACCCTGATGCAATACCAATACCCTGTGAAAATATTTGTGTTCAACAACCGTTCGCTCGCAATGGTAAAACTCGAAATGGAAGTATCGGGCTACCTCGATTGGCAAACCAATATGGTAAACCCTCCTTTCGACAAACTTGCCGACCTGATGAACATCAAAGGCTATGAAGTGCGTAAAACCGAAGACCTCGAAGCCACCGTAAAAGCAGCTTTCGAGCACGACGGACCTACTTTGGTGAATATCTACACCAATCGCGATACCTTAGCGATGCCTCCTCATATCACTTTTGAACAGATGAAAGGTTTTGCGACCAACATCATCAAGAAGATAGGTCAAGGTGACTTTGCAGAAGCCAAAGGCAGTATTACCAACAGTATGAAACACATTAAGGACGTTTTTTAGATTTTAATTTTGATAATAAAAAAGTCGCTAAGCATCTCGCTTAGCGACTTTTTTCTTGTATTTACTCTGTTACTTTCTTTTCTTCAATTCTCAGCCTTGTATCTCAAACGCACAATCCTTGTCCTAAAATCCTACAACCCTTGAATAAGAATTTGCCCATAAAAAATTATCGCCAGAATTTTGCACCGTAAAAACTTGATAAGGAGAAAAGCCGAAAGACAAAAGGTAAATATAAAGTCGACGCCTTCTATCTTTTAGTTCTTGACCTCTTATCTAAAAAATCAATTATTATGGCAAAAAGTAGAAATAATGTAGTAACCGAAGGATTGAGCGGTATGTTAGCTCGCCAAATCGTATTCCGCCAACGCGCAGGACAAACCATCGTAGGGAAAGCCCCCGTTCGCTCTCAGAAAGTAAGCCAAGCACAACAGCTACATCAGCAAAGGTTTGCTCGAGCAGCTTTCTATGCTAAAAGCGCTTTGCAAAATAGTGCACTTAAGCAAAGCTATGCCGAGGAAGCTAAAAAGCGTCCAGGTACCACCCCCTATAATATGGCAATTGCCGATTATCTTAAAGCTCCTGTGATTGACGCGGTAGATACCTCAAACTATACAGGTTCCGTTACCGGAGAAAAGATTGTCGTACAAGTATCCGACACTTTTAAAGTAACAGGCGTGAAAGTGAAAATCACCGACCACGATGCTACACTTGTAGAAGAGGGGAATGCTACCTTCCAAGAAGGTAAGTGGGTGTATACCACCACTGTGGTAAACGCTTCTCTTACCGGCGATAAGGTAATAGTAACAGCCACCGACCGTCCTGCCAATGTTACCACTAAGGAATTTATTCTTTAAAGC is from Capnocytophaga ochracea DSM 7271 and encodes:
- a CDS encoding thiamine pyrophosphate-dependent enzyme; this translates as MSKNVSDQLVEMLVQAGVKRVYAITGDSLNPVNDAIRRDGRLEWIHVRHEESAAYAASMDAELNGIGCCMGSSGPGHVHLINGLYDANRSGNPVIAIASTCATHKFGTHWFQETNPFLLFQDCSKYVYVANTPKQFTTMMQRAIQTAINEKGVAVLGLPGDVAGADLEEVPTATQTFLAKPVVRPSDSELDKLSAVLNDAKNKKIALYCGHGCQYAVKEVEQLAETLKAPIVASFRGKIFFDRTDSPYIAGMNGLLGHRSGYDACAKADVLVMLGTDFPYAEFLPKKNTIIQIDERPDIIGRRAKVDYGFAGDVKDTITALLPKLTPRTDDSFLKDIHKEYLDLEKSLDDYTKKKTEENQIDPEYAAKLLDKYAANDAIFTVDTGMNVVWAARFIKGTGKRYLTGSFNHGSMANALPMAIGAAASSKGRQVVAMCGDGGLSMLLGDLATLMQYQYPVKIFVFNNRSLAMVKLEMEVSGYLDWQTNMVNPPFDKLADLMNIKGYEVRKTEDLEATVKAAFEHDGPTLVNIYTNRDTLAMPPHITFEQMKGFATNIIKKIGQGDFAEAKGSITNSMKHIKDVF